tcctgcatgggaggtgagaattctactgctgaaccactaCTGCGCTCCCTAGAGCAttatctggcacataataaacaaCAAATGTTGTGAGTTAATGGATGAATAGTCATTATCCAGAAATCTGTGTGTGCCTTACCACTGTCACCAGTGCTGTCACCTTCTGCAAGAACACTGATATGTGTGTGTCAAGGCAAGCTGTAAAACATAATAGTTAAGTCTGtgagctctggagccagactcctGGGGTTTGAACCTAGCTCTGCAATGTAGTAACTGTGTGACGTTGAGCAGACTTCCCAACCCCTCTGCGCCTCACCTCATAAGGttcctgtgaggattaaatgaagaaaatacatgcaaaatgcttagaacagagtctggcacatagtaagcatgcCAGAAGAAAATACATATCACTCATTGTTTTCTGATTGTATTAGCTAGGGTCCTTGCAGTTGCAAACAAGTGAAACAAACTTGAGTAAGCTTAAGCAGCACAGGGGAATTTACTATATGATTATAACGGTGTTTCACAGAACCCAAAGGCAGAAATACATCTGGCCTCAGGAGGGATACTGGAATCAGCAATTTGAAAGCCATTGATAAGTGCTCTTTCCTTGTCCATCTTGCTTGGTGGCTTTTCTTTGCAGGTCTTCTTGTTCTGCATCCAAGCAGCTTTTCCTTCTCCCCAGACCTCGTGGCAAATATGGCCTCAATACAGCTCCTGAACTTACATATTACAGACCCAGCTACTCTCAGGACTGACAGGCAATACTTTGATCTCAATTGCAAATTCCAAGGTGTGGTAATCTGATTGGCCCTCTCAAGTCTGATGTCCACCCCAGTCAATCAGGTAACCTGAGGGAAGGGGATCTTGTAGTACTAACACAGCAGCTGGTGACTACCCCAGAGGTTGGGACGTTATTGGCCCATGGGCTGGGTGGATACCCCAAAAGGAATCCAGTACACAGATCTTCCCAAAGCTGCCAAGTGGAGGTAATGCCCTGACCTCCAATTCCTTGGGCGAGCCAGGCATACTGCCTGTGCCCCCAGGTGTTATGGAATCACTCTGGTTCCTCCCTGAGGACAGTCACCAGACTACAGACCTATCCTCTTCAGGTCCTCATTCCATCCATGAGcccaacattcaaacatttcctCCTCACAGATTCCGACTTCATACAGATCAATTCCAGCAGCCAGAAGTCTGTGGGGCTCTTGGCTCCACCGCTTCATCCCACACTCTTCTTTGTCCCTTTGCTCCTATGTGCACGACCTGTGTTTTCACATCTAGACAAGTTGTCCATCCAcctgtcttagttccctagtgcttCTGTAATACAAATACTGTCAGTGGGTAacttaaaagaacaaaaatgtattttcttagttccggaggctggaagtccaaattcaagtcaCCGGCTTTAAGGGAAGGGTGTCTTACTGTCTTTTCTGGGGGTAAAAACCTTGTTTCTTTCAGCTCCTGtagccccagtgttccttggctccttggagaCCTTCATGTGGTATCTATCGTTCCCCTACCACTTGGGTTTgactgtctctgtgtctaatctgctttttataactcagaagtagttaggtttaggacacaccttacactggtatgaccttattaacacagcaggaaaaccctatttccaaatgggattacatccacaggtttaGGAATCAGGACCCCAACACAtggtttggggggacacaattcaacctgtaacaCCACCCAAATCACATAAAATCAATGACGCTCATGTTTTATTGTTGGATTTTATTGCAGAGCTCTAGGCAGCAGTAAGATGTCCTAAGCAAAGGAGACTTTTGAGAAGTGTAGGGAATTGGGGCACAGGTTGGGTGTATGCCCAGTTGCAGCAATCACAGCTGGTGTCAAAGACAAGCATGGCCTGGCACTGTTGCTGGTATGTGAGTCCATTCAGGCAGTGCCAGAAGGCATTGCTGTTATTAGCCACAGGGTACAGCCTCTTGGCTTTGCCAGCACAGAATCCACTGCCCCCAGAGCTGCTGCTTCTGCTGCCGGGAGGAAGTGTTATAGGGGCAATGGGCTGAGCTGGGGGGTGCAACCTGAAACATACAACACAAAGAGCAGACTGGTGAGCCCGGTAGAGGCTCAGAGCTTTGCCCAAAGGCAAAGAGATCTGGAAGGAGACAGGGGTCTGGAGTCGAGGTACAGTTAGCTTCTGGATCCTTGAAACTGAGGGCTCCATATgcaggaatttttaaaaagctgtgatTTCAAGCCAGCCTGGCTTTATATAAAAGTTCTTTCTTCCCTTGATGCTGTCTaaatcattcaaaaaatatttactgagcacccagTACGTGCAAAAGACCTTTCTAGGATCTGGGTATAAGTGGTGAGCAAATGGGCTCTAAGAGGAAATCTCTGAGACTGCTGGAAAAAAGTTAGGAAGTTGGTACTTACTCTGAATTACAGATTAGAAATATGTGAGCATAGGTGAGGATTTCTTGTTAAATCTCCTCTAGAAGGGCTGAGAGAGAATTTTTATAAGAGATTTTGTACAGAACTAGATGCTTATGAAGGTTAGCATGCATTCTATGGTCATTGATTCCTGGAGGCTCTTCTATACCTTTAAGATTTAGCAGACCTAGAAAACCTACTCAAATGGAGCTGGTTTCCCATAAGAGCACAAAGCTCTTATCATGGAAGTTCAGGGGTAGGGGCAGAATGCAGTACCTGTCTCTCAGAAGGGCAAGAGCAGTGAGGTAAGATGGGAAGAAGTGCCCCAGGCAATGGGAGTGGGAACAAGTGAGGAGTGTCTTTTGAGTTGCAGAAGGAGTATTTCTATGTCCTGGGTTTCCCCTGCTGTCACTTACTTGTATTCTGCAGGCCAAGGGCATACTTCAGAGTTGAGATCAGAGGGAACTCGCCCTGGTTACAGAAAGTACCACTGAAGTCATCCAGGTCAATAGCCCAGACCATGGCACCTCCAAAGTTGTTCTGCTTAAGCCATTGAGCCTTTCAAGCACAGAAGACAACAGAAGTCATTTTATTTCCTGGGGCTCAGAGCTGGGACCTCACCATGCCTGAGGGGCTGACTTTACCTTGATATTGAAGCTCTTGATGTTGTCATAGCCAACCCACTTGTTGCCCTGATAGGCGTAAGGCACCTCCTGAGAGGCCTCCCATTCCTGAGTGGCTCCATTTTTCAGGAAGGTACAGATCTTTAAAAAGTCAACAAATTAAAATCTGTTAAATATAACTGCTATGAAAGAAAAACATACACttgctctttgattttttttttctttcatgtctcCAGTTGAGGTTTTCTGATTGAGTTTTTATCTGCAGTAAAGGAGGTCAATTTGCTTTTCATATACTCTCATGTTGTCCCTACTTTTAGTGTTTGATCTTTGAAGCCCACAGTAATGTGAGAGATATATTTAGTTTATTCCCTTGTGTGCTAATATAAATGACTTCAAGTGTGTGCTCTTATCCTTGAAGGGATATTGCACATTATTAAGTGCTTTTCGTATTGAATTCGGTAAACGAACAAGTTATTTAAACACTTTAAGCATTGGAGTGATCCTCCTCCCATTtcagtcgagtccattccaactcatagtgaccctataggacagagtagaatcacccatagggtttccaaggctgcaatctttacagaaacagactgccacatctttcccccacagagtggctggtgagttcaaaccgttgacttttcagttagcaactaagcacttaaccaccagggtttcttattgTAGTCATGCTCTGGGTTTAAAGAAAGTAGATAGGAGACAGAATGAGCATTCAAGATTTCTGCAAATTCTCACTATAAGCCTACTGGCCAGCACCAGGCATGAAATTCACAGAACACTGTGCAGCCCAATCTACCTACCtcatgttgttgatgttgttagggctgttgagttgattttgacttatagagaTCCCAcataatagagtagaactgccccatagggcttcctaggctgtaatctttatgggaacagatctccagatctttctctcatggagtcactgggttagttcaaacctccaaccttttgtttagtagccaagcacttaactgttgcaccaccagggttctttcacCTACCTCATAGTATGCCCAGAATCCAGCCTGCCTGGTGTAGGGCCCAGCAGGACCAGCACTGGAGGTGGGGGCACCAATGCTGGTGTTGGAGGGGTTGCTCAGGATGAAGGTGTGTCCATAGGTTGGGAATCCAACGATGAGTTTCTCAGCTGGTGCCCCATTATCCTTCCAGTAATTCATGGCATATTCCTGCAATGGAAGCAGGTCAGCTAGAGGCCTCACCAAGCTGATGGCCCGATGCTTAGTTATACTATTCCCCTGTGCTAACTGGTGAAATTGAAGATGCTAATGACAGGTGGAATAATTAgagttttttccaaatattttggtaAAAT
This DNA window, taken from Elephas maximus indicus isolate mEleMax1 chromosome 3, mEleMax1 primary haplotype, whole genome shotgun sequence, encodes the following:
- the LOC126073451 gene encoding LOW QUALITY PROTEIN: acidic mammalian chitinase-like (The sequence of the model RefSeq protein was modified relative to this genomic sequence to represent the inferred CDS: deleted 2 bases in 1 codon) encodes the protein MATTAKLILLTGLALLLNCQLGSAYLLTCYITNWAQYRPGLGRFKPDGIDPHLCTHLIYAFAGMSNNEITTIEWNDVTLYQAQRSEKQSNQLKTLLAIGGWNFGTAPFTAMVSTPENRKTFIASVIKFLRQYEFDRLDFDWEYPGSRGSTAQDEHLFTILVQEMHEAFEQEAKQANKSRLMITAAVAAGISNIQPGYEIPQLSHQYLDYIHVMTYDFHGSWESYTGENSPLYKYPSDTGTNAYLSEYAMNYWKDNGAPAEKLIVGFPTYGHTFILSNPSNTSIGAPTSSAGPAGPYTRQAGFWAYYEICTFLKNGATQEWEASQEVPYAYQGNKWVGYDNIKSFNIKAQWLKQNNFGGAMVWAIDLDDFSGTFCNQGEFPLISTLKYALGLQNTSKLHPPAQPIAPITLPPGSRSSSSGGSGFCAGKAKRLYPVANNSNAFWHCLNGLTYQQQCQAMLVFDTSCDCCNWAYTQPVPQFPTLLKSLLCLGHLTAA